TCGAGGCGCGCGCGCGTACGCACGAGCACCTGAGTCTGCGTATCGAATTCCTCGCGCGTGACCAGATCGAGCTTCGAGAATCCCTGCGACAGCATGGCCTTGACGTTGCGCTCAACATCCTTGGCCGGCGAATTCTTGAACAGACCGCTGACGCGAGCCTGGAAGTCGTTAAAAACGTCGTTTGGTTGTTTCATCGTGTTCCCCTT
Above is a window of Paraburkholderia sprentiae WSM5005 DNA encoding:
- a CDS encoding accessory factor UbiK family protein, which translates into the protein MKQPNDVFNDFQARVSGLFKNSPAKDVERNVKAMLSQGFSKLDLVTREEFDTQTQVLVRTRARLEELERRVAELEQKLPLTQTP